Genomic segment of Lepidochelys kempii isolate rLepKem1 chromosome 23, rLepKem1.hap2, whole genome shotgun sequence:
ccggGCACTGAGCTTTGGCTCGAGGGGCACAGTCGTTCTCACGGCTTCCTTGCCTGCCGGTTTTGCTCCTCAGCAGCCTCCAGCCATGGAACAATGTGCAGCCGGAGTTGTGGGCCCCTGGAGTCTGGCCCAGTCCAGGTTCCCAAGGGCGCACAGACCATGGGCGAATGGCTCTTCTGGCAGGCACAGTCCATAGGAccctgcactgggactcaggacgcctgggttctctttcaTGACCTTGGGGAAGTGACTTTCCtgtctgagcctcagtttccccatctgtaggcATCACTACATCATGTGCAGGTTGCCTGGAGACCTCCAAGTGCAAAGCCCCCCATCAGAGCAAGGACATTATAATGGGTAGGGTTCATTCTCCTCTCACCTGCTCCAGGACAGGACCAAGACATGCtgccagggggctgggtgtggggcaactgggtcctgctgctcctgctcaaAGAGGGTTCAGGCTTCCCAGAGCTGCCAGGCTGGTGCCCTGGATCTGCACATGTTTAAATCtctctgggtctgattctccatgtACCTGGGGCACCCACTTGCCCCCCTGCCAAGTGAGTGCCAGGTGCTGCCGGCTGCAGCTGAAAGCCATGGCAAATGGGCCGTGTGGTCTGGAAGACAGAGCAGTTgtctgggacttaggagacctgagttctagccctggctctccctggcctactgggtgaccttgggcaagttgtggtgccctgttcctcagtttccccattcctAGAAGAGAGAGGATGTGTGGCCTCCtctgtgaagtgctttgcaaagatccctatttgtttcagagtagcagccgtgttagtctgtattcgcagaaagaacaggaggacttgtggcaccttagagactaacccatttatttgagcatgagctttcgtgagctacagctcacttgggtACCGTGGTAACAGCCGGTAGGAAATCAAGGCCCTGTCACGCTAGGTGCTGTGTGCACATATACTGTATCAGTACGTCGACTGATAGTTCTTTGGGGCATTTGTACGGTGCCTTGTAGCAGTGGTCCCTGCTTCTAATACCAACGATTAACGAGGATAATACGACATCCATGATAACTAATAATTCATATTAAGGTAGCACCCGAGGGCCCCAATCAGGCTCTGGGGCCCATCAcaccaggtgctgcacagactcTGCCAGagaggcagcccctgccccaaagagctccccATCTGAGTAGGCAAcggtgagaggggaaactgaggcacagggaggggatgTACTCAAGGCCacccagggcagagctgggaatggaaccagCCCTGTGACCTGCTCACTGGTTTGAATGCTGCCTTGGGTCCCGCCTGGCGCCTAGCAGCTTGGTTTGTGTCGAGCCCTTAGGAGGCAGGTGCCTGGAAACCATGGGCTGTGATTCATCTGTCACCCGCACGACACTGCAGCGTTAGTCACGTTGTGTCATCTCCGTGGCGCGCACAGGGGGTGCAGTGACGCCTCTGGCACAGCAGCTCTGCTGCATCCCACGGGCCATGATCCTGGCACggtgccctggccccagcctggcagCCTCAGGCCTGGGCAGGCATCAGGGAGCGCCAGGAAACCCCCCTTGCgtccctgctgctccctccctgccctgggttGGGGGCAAAGGGACAGGGCGGGGCAGTGTCCCCGGGGCTTTGGCCAGTACTGGTTTGGGGGAGCCAGTGTGACGacgtgggactgttcttaatgttctctctgaatattgtgtgggtgcctcagtttcccctatgcctttcttaagtctctaggtggtgggataagggaggGTGATCGTTGCAGAGCCTTAGAGGGCAGTGTGAGGCTGTCTAggcagagaatggccgacaccctgtctcctggccactgatggctgacaccccccccccccacacaaaggTTTTCTCCTGGCCCGGGAGAgagacaaaggctgcaggaggagctggggggggcggggggattctGGGGGAGATTgctggagagagaaaaggaggacttgtggcaccttagagacgaacacatttatttgagcataagctacagctcacttcattggatggagctggctggggaaatggggggagggccAGATGGgcctctggcctccctgccccccgaagatggacctgactgaggggtcctggtgtctgcacctacaagctctggtttagaccgtgttcctgtcgtctaataaaccttctgttttactggctggctgaaagtcccgtctgactgcggagttggggggcaggaccctctggcttccccaggaccccgcctgggcggactggctgtgggaagcgcagggaggggcagaggaggctgaatgctccgaggtcagacccaggaagggggaagccgggggagctgtgtgtcctgcagacaggctgctcccagagaggagactcccccagagtcctgccggacttcgtagggagcaggtccagagcatcgcccggggactccgtgacagccaGAAGTGCAGATCCCCGGCCCCACTTCGGGTCTATGCTTTGGAGGGTGCGGGCACCCCTCATGGGAActcggggagaggaggggaaaagtgGGGGGACTCAGACTCCTTCCAGGGCCCATATGGCCCAGTGCTCAAAGCTATACAACCACGTCCCCTATACAATGCCATTGCACAGGAACTGAACAACCCCCCCTTTAGGAAGGGCAGGCTCTATAGGACAGTATAGGCACCCCCAGGCTGTATAGTTCACTATTGACTGACACCTCCAGGCCAGCGGGGATCAAGCCAGTTAAGGGCCGGGCTGGTGTCTCTCCCGCACTCCCCTCTCTGGAGCTTTCCAGCCTTGGCAGCTCCGGCAGGGGGAGGAACCGCAGGGAGGCCtcggctgggggaggctgagccgGATCCCGTCTCCTCCCCGGCTGCCTGGGAAGAGAGCTCCAGAGGGAGGGTGTCGGCCTGCAGGAGAGGGGTGTGGGCCCCTCTTCCGCTGTAGGGAGCTGGGGTTAAATCTCCAGGGAGAAGGTTTTCGCTTCCCGGAGGGGACGGGTTGTCAGACGCAGGGGCCCCATCTGCAGCTTAGTGACAACAGCTCAGGTGAGTCCCTTGGTGCTGCTATCCTGGGGTGacagaggggggaaactgaggcactgaaaggGGGTGGGTCTTGTGCCCATGGGCACACagggcatctgtggcagagctgggatagaacccaggagtcctgactcccagcccccctgctctaaccactagaacaTGCCTGAGTAGTTTGGCATAAACTGAAACTGGCTCACGAGTCAGCCCCGTCCCTGAGGCCCGGCTACGCTGGGGCCTTAGCCGTGGGGCAGTTGGTTCAGTGTTTagggcagctgcctggggctttgCAGACCTGAGTTCAGCTCCCCTGCTTTTCCACAGACACTCTGCAGCCTTGGGCCAGCGTCTCTGGGCCTCAGCCCCCATCTGCACTGTGGGGCTCccaggcctgccctgccccatagGGGAAAGACTGGGCAGTGCTCACGGATCATGGCAGCCCAAGACTGGGGACACAGGAGCGGGTCTCAGAGGGGCGAGAATGGGCAGGGAGGAGTTAAATACCCTCCCCCAACTGGGGCTGCCCAATGGCTCCAGGAGGCTAATCCCCCTCCCTTGGGGGGTGTTGCGTCACCAGGAcaaccagagctggaggagcCCCTGCTCATGGAGGTGACCCCCAGCTGCCTGGTCTTGTGTCCACTGGGGCTAGATTGCTGGGACTGAATAACAACACTTGGGagtaggacccaggagtcctggctccctgcccccgctcacCAGACCCCACTtcctgccagagctggggagagaacccaggagtcctggctcccagcccccccgctctaaccactagatgcagctccactcccagagctggagaaagaacccaggagtccggcgcCCTGTGGTCAGGCGGCCGGGCCTTGCGCCTGGGTGCGCTTGAGGCTGCAGGCCGGTGGAACTCACGGCTCCCGTCTCTGTTGCAGACCCATGCTGGCCAAAGGCGTGAAGCGCACGCGGGGGGAGATGGAGGGCGGTGAGCCAGAGCCCCGGGACCCCGGCGCCGCCCCGGCCAGCTCCTTGTTCAACATCTCCATGCTGAAGCTGCACCAGAGCCTGCGGCTCGTGGAACCCAACTTGCGGCACTTGGTGCTGGTGGCCAACACCTTGCGCCGGATGCAGGACCAGATGCAGCAGGAGGCCGGGGGGCCAGTGACCCCAGACAGCCCCAAGGCCCTGTCCGGGGTGGATTCTCCTGCCCCTGCCTCAGACTCTAGGGACAGTGGGTCGGAGCCCTGCCGGCAGCCACCCTCCGACAACCAGGGGGACGATCTCCTCCTCTCCACCAGGGACGCCTCCATCTCCGCCATCCTGGAGGACCTGGGCCAGGTGGAGGTCCTGAGCCCTGCCCGGCCCGAAgaggagcagctgctggccagcgAGTCTGGAGCCAAGCAGGAGCTGGCTCGGACCTCAGCCCCTTGCTTGGGCCCCTTGGAGCTGCTCAGCTCAGCCGGCTCCCTGCTGGAGGACGGCCTGGAGGACATCTTTGAGGACATCGACACCTCCATGTACGACTGCGACCTGTGGTCGCCCACCAGCCTCTCCGGCTTCAAGGCTTTCTCCGGCGCCGAGGACTCAGACAGCAAGGCGCTGGCCGGCGCCGAGGACCGGCTGGACATGAGCGACCTGGACTACCTGATGGACGTGCTCGTGGGGGGACACGCGCTctgagggcaggggtggggggcagagggaggctgaCAGTATTAAATACCCCATGACTAATTTACCAGGGGcccgatcctcagctggggtaaatccgGCACTGTCAGTGGAGCCGGCTGATACCTGCTGCAGACCCGGCCCCATGTTCCTCGGCCTGAATTCTCAGTCAGGCTTGGGCCCCTCTGCCATGCCCTGGGGTGGCGTCGGCCCCCTGAGGGTTCCCATGCGTAAGGGTCTCCCTGGTCAGTGCAGAGCGGGTGTaagggccctgctcccagcccctgatGTAGGGGGTGGATCAGGGGCATGGCTGGAGCACACTGTCCTGGGGCTGTTCTCTGCCCCCTGGGGCCCATAGGGGGAGAAGCAtcagttagagcagccctgaggttgCTCTAACTGACACCAGAGCTCAGAATACAGGGAGCACAAAGGGGCCTTAAAGCCACCGTAACCCCTGGCCCAAGAGCAAGAGCCAAGAATGGCAACATGTTCAGTAAGCCCctccccagtgccctgcccccccggtctcacccccagcccccccccatcaTAGCAAGATGAGCCGTGGCTGGGAGGAGGGTAAGAGGCCATTTCCTGGCCCTTGGTGGATCCCAGGTTGGGCTCTGAACGGTTTGGAAATAACTTATTGTCTGAGCGACGGGGAAAGTGTCGGAAGCACCTGAAAAGCCGCTGTGAACTGCTTTGAAAGGAAAATAAcacccctggctctgcacccTGCTCCCACTGCCTCCTTGCACCCGCAAGCCCTTCCTGCCGCCCTGCCGCGCCAGCCTCAAGTCCTGGGTGGCTGCATCTCGTCTGCCCCTCTTTCCTTCGGGCTGTTCCCTGTGTCACTTACCCGTGGGCCAGACCCCCACTCCATTGACCTGCATTACTTCCCACCAAGAGTGATCCTGCAGAGACCCCCCGCTCACCCCCGGCCCAGAGCCCAGTATGCACCCGGTGTGCCCACTCGCCCGTGTGAAGCTGGCTCTGGTCCCGGGGAACCGGTGCCGCTGCTGGGTGGGGTCCCAGCCACACCGtgtccaggtgtgtgtgtgggaggttaGACGGCTGGGACTAGTCCCAATGGAGACACAGAGATAAAGATCCCTGTTTGAGCCCATCAGAGCTTGATTGTAACAgcgggacgcctgggttctatcccagctctgggaggggggcagggtctagtggttagagcaggggggttgggagccaggatgtctgggttctctccctgtctTGGCCCCTGACTCACTGTGGAACTGTCAGCAGTCATGTCCCCTTCTGGGACCAGTGGCCAACGACTGTCCCCTTCCAGGGTGCTGGGACATCCCCACTCTGATCACACTCCCGCCCGGTGCTtcgaacccaggtgtcctgcctcccacccctgctGGCTGCACAGCCCTTCAGGGGCCGCAGAGGGAGGGGCTAGCTAAGAGCAGGGGGGTCTTGGCACTACCAGGTCCCCTTTCCCCCCATGGGAAATCAGCCATCTTGAAGCAGCCGCTTCAGCCGGGCTCTGGACGCAGCCCCTGGCGCTGGGCTGGGGTCAGCAGGTGCCCGCGGCCCTGGGTCTGCAGCGTGGGGTTCCTGGGCCTGGAGCTGCCGTCCCGGGGCCCAGTGCCTCTGGCTGCTCCTCCGTAACATGGGGCACCTGGCTCAGCATCCCCAGCGTGGTGGCTCAGGCCTCAGGGGACTGGCACCGTTTGTTTTCCAGGGGCGCCATGGGTCTGGGCACAAGGCaagcagctggtgtgggtggcagagccaggattagagtCCAGGGCCCCCAATTCCTTGCCCAGGGCCAGACCCAGtagcccccactgccccctctctGGTTGTGCATTGGGGCTGCTTTGGCACACGGGgggtctgcctgctgctgctccccgggGATGCACCCGGCGACTCTGCCCCACGGACCCGCGTGCTCGGGGGTTACCAGCAGCTGGGACTTTGCCCCTGGCTGGCGgcgaggggaaggagggtgtctCTGGCTCCTCGCTGCCCGGCCCCTGCTGCGGGACAGAGTTCACCAGCGACTGCTGTTACCGGGCAAAGCCGGGCAGATTTCGCCGCCAGCCTTGAACTCTGCTCCCTGGCCCTGGCAGCTGGCGCCCGGCCCGCGTCCCGCTCGCCGTGTGCAGTGGTTGGCACCGGTGCTGCGGCCGCTCCGCTGTGCTCTGCCCCGGCGCCGAACAAAGAACTGCCCCCGCGTGAGGGCCCAgcgccagcagggggcagctttCCCGCCCTCCCCAGCTCCCGGGGGTCGGCAAATGAGATGGTGAGACCCCATCACTGGCCTGGGCGTTCAACTGCTGGGCCTCTGCCAACTCCTCACTGTCTGTAGGAAACTGACCCCCTCCCTGGAGCGTGCCCCCCCCAAAACAGGCGCATGGCGGGGTCCCAAAGGTCCCACGCTGGGCAGCTGCCGGCTCCTGCAGGACCCACACAGCCGCACGCTTCCCCCCAGGGGTCAGCTACTCGctcaggggcgggggagaggcggGAGCTTGGGAAGAAACATTCCCAGCGTCTGCTTCCTTCCGCTCCAGGGCAGGTTGTGCCCGGGCCGGAGGAGCCGAGTCAGAGTGGTGGGTTCCCACGTCTCTGGCTGAGACCGGGCAGGaatgggagggatggggggcagccCATGGACAAAGAAAACAAGGAGAATCAGCAGAGACTCTGCCCCACATAGAAAACACACCCGTTTGACAACGCTTTACCCGTCACCATGGGGCCCCGTCACGCCGGGCGCTGgccagaccccaactgagatcggggccccgtcacGCCGGGCGCTGGCCAGACCCCGGCCAAGATCAGGCCCCGTCAGGTCGAGCGCTGCTCAGACCCCGGCCAAGATCAGGCCCCGTCAggccaggtgctgcccagacctCAGCCAAGATTGGGGCCCCGttgcgccgggcgctgcccagaccacagccaagatcaggccccatcaggccgggtgctgcccagaccccagccgggATTGGGGCCCTGTcgtgctgggcgctgcccagaccccagctgaGAGCATGTAACAGAGCCAGGATCTGAGCGCAGCCGGCTGTTCAAAGCGGCACCTTCCATGACCAGGAAGCAGCAGCCCGGCAGGAAATGACAAACCCTCCAGAAAGGATTGTCACCCATCCACTTCCCGGAGCGGTGGAGCCGGCTGCCCGGAGCTGGCTGAGCAGGACTACGCCCGCCGTCCTTTGAGCAATAGCTCAGAGGGGCTCTGCCCATTGCTGCTCCTTCCTGGCAGCTCGGGAGAGGTTCCTTTCTGCAAACTCGGATGCCAGTTACCTCGGCCACTCTGCCACCGTACCCCGAAGCCGGGTGTTTGC
This window contains:
- the SERTAD1 gene encoding SERTA domain-containing protein 1; the protein is MLAKGVKRTRGEMEGGEPEPRDPGAAPASSLFNISMLKLHQSLRLVEPNLRHLVLVANTLRRMQDQMQQEAGGPVTPDSPKALSGVDSPAPASDSRDSGSEPCRQPPSDNQGDDLLLSTRDASISAILEDLGQVEVLSPARPEEEQLLASESGAKQELARTSAPCLGPLELLSSAGSLLEDGLEDIFEDIDTSMYDCDLWSPTSLSGFKAFSGAEDSDSKALAGAEDRLDMSDLDYLMDVLVGGHAL